The Vanacampus margaritifer isolate UIUO_Vmar chromosome 15, RoL_Vmar_1.0, whole genome shotgun sequence genome contains the following window.
CCTGTATGACTTGCTGAAGTGAGCGCAGCCAGGACAGACAATGTTGCTGAAACAGCTCACAAGAACTGTCCTGAACCAGCATGGCCAGGAGACACAACCCCTCAAACCTAACACAAGTGCACATATATGACTTGCTGATCCAAGGCGTGCTGTGACGTGTTGATAATTAAAGAAGACACTTACTTGGTCTTGCTGGAAGCCAGCTTGGCATTGCTAAACCCAAGTATACCGCTGACTGCACTGGCGCCCTGTCAACATGCACTTTGTTACAACTCACACTAAACACCACAATAGCAGCACGCAAACACAGTCGAAATTTTGCCGTGGGTCACGCGACAACTACAATGTGTACTAGCTTGTGACATACTGCTGGTTAGAGTGGTCGCCCCCaaagcttttttaaaaatggtactTTTTTTGCAGCCAGTCGGGAGTTGTAAACCCGCCGTTTCGGTCgcggcaaaatatccactgccaACACCAGAATTGTTAGCctaaacgtgtttttttttttttttaaacgttatgTGTTTTAGAATGATCCTTTATGCTACACGACATTCTTTCTTTTCCTTCTCAGTGCGAGCACTATTACCAGTAAGTCAAGAGATGCTACCAGTCAAGAGTCTGtattaaaacttttttatttatttatttttgctaaaatCAGTCATTCTACTcgtagtctttttttcttcaagtatATACGCTTGTCCTAAAGTCCAGCgtatgagtacttttgccagCTCAATAACAAAAGCGAGCAGGTTAGCAGTAGGCTCGCAAGGGAGCTAGCATGCGTTCGGTCGGGTCGGCGTGAGGGCGTTGTGCATGTACCTGCGTGCGGAAGACCCCATGCTCTCGGTAGCTGTCCAGCAGGCCGGGTAAATACTCAGGGCGCTGCTCCTTCAGAACCGACAAAAAACCTTCAGTCAAACGCCCAGCAGACGGGCCATGCAGCCAAGACGACGCCGACATCTTGCCTGCCTGTCCGTCAAGTCGACGTCATTAACACGCGACCAAGCATAGCgtgacgtttttgttttttttgtttttagcgcGACCCtcctcacaaaaacaaaaaccttttcTTCTTGAAAAACCTTTTCTTCTTGAAACACATGATACTTAACAACACCAGGGTGAACAAATCATTGTAGCATAGAGAaagcaagaaataaaaataatatgcaaaataaaatataagtaATGCAAACTACGGGGAATTAATTTAATTACCTGGATCTTCGGAGGGGTGCTACCACCTTCTGGACGTCTGCCGCGGAAACATTAATTGACCCACATATCGTGATTTTCGCACACTGTTGCATAATTGACAATAGATTTAATTGTGATGATTAATATAgataatatataaattaatattaattaaattaagtaatatttttatttgatttttgtttgtgctATTTTATTAACAAATAAAGATATACGAACGTCAATTTACCTGGCTTACACATTAGTAATACAATTGACAAGATTACGTGGGTTTATATTAGTTGTcttaaatattttgttcaataaagtttgaaagaaaaaatattacaaacacaaacacgtGACTGTACGGCCAGTCCACTTAGACAAACTTAGTAATTAAAATTTTGTTCGTAAACAAAAACTACAGTTCGATGTATAACTATAGCGTTCTATTGACTTAAGTgttctttaaaaatgaattaatttatttaaatctaAAATAATACGTACTCACACATACAAGTCGGaaaatttgaatttgttttgtcgACCCGtagaaaaatggctgccattGTGCGCGTGCGCAATATGGATTTGTCGTTCGCGCTTCGGTTCCGTCGTATTTGATGCTTCACGCCGACGTTCGCCTGCAAAACTTATCAAGTCCTCGTCTTCCAtctttttgttcttgttgtcGATGGCGAACGAGCGCCTGCGAGCTCTGGAGGAGGTTGAGAAGGAAATCGCGATGGTCTTGCAGTGTGCCGGTCAGCACCTCTAAAATTGAGCAGCAGAGAACGGAACGAATCGTTCTTACTTTTAATAAATCACGTTTGCACTACCCtgaatattaatcacaatgtgtGTTCGATATTATTCTGATTCATCAGATAAGTGCACGGCTGATTCCATACTTTAGTTGATTCTGCTATTTTATACGGAATCAATTGAAGAGTTGTGGTGACCAATTGTCCACATTTGTGCAGGCAACATCGTTATGGAACTTTCCAAAGACAAACACAACGCCAGCCTGCTGGACAGACAGCTGGTCCAGTTCCAGAGCTCAGTCAACAGAGTGGAGAGCGAACTGAGTGGCCAAATCCGCTATCTGACGCAGGTAACACAAACTGGCAACACAGTTCCATGCTTAAACGCAAAGTGGACTTATCCCTTCACTCCTCCAGGTTGCCACAGGACAACCTCACGAGGGCTCCACCTATTCATCCAGGAAAGACTGTCAGATGGCGCTCAACAGGGCTGAGTACGCCAAAGTCAAATTAGGAGAGCTGGGACGGACCTGCGAGGTCATGTtggagccgccgccgccgctcgcaTCGCAGCAAACATGAACAGAGGCCAACTTATTCGCTTCAACTTTATTTGAACAAGACAGCAACACGCACCGTGAATGCGTTTGGACTCAAATGTGTGTGATTTGAATGCATCAATATTCTTTGCTCagccattaaaaatgtttgtatacaaataaacagTCATTGTGGCTAGTGTCTTCGCTGCTGCCAATGGTAGCCATGGCAACGGCTAGCACAAGGGGTCCCCCTCGGCTCCGCCCTCAGCCCCCACTAAATGCAGGCGGCCGAAGTCTTGGAACACCAGCTCGTCGGCTTGAGAGGAAGAGCtgcgcagaagaagaagatgtcAAGAAAAGCTCCAGTTTGAGTAGCAAAgtgaccatttttaaaaacatgaacgCCTTAAAAATTCTCCATAACAAATCAATTCCCAACTGATGACCTCTTCTGCTCTTCTCACAAATAATATTCAATTTCTGCTGTCATTTGGATGCATCAACTTAATCATCATATTAAAGTCGAAGTGACCATTTGACTTATTTTGGGGAACTCTGGCCACGTTGCTACTCAGACCCGAGCTCGGCGACGCTTTCTTACTCTGCGTCAAACGTGACGAGGTCGCTACCCACGGCGGCGTCAGCTTGTGGTGCCGCTGTAAACAGCACAAATTGAATTGCACTTTAATCCTTATCAGATTAATCAAGATGATTGAGGTATGCGTCACCTGGTTCCAGGTCGCTGGGTTTGGGATGCATCAGGACAAAAGGAAGCTCCACTGACATGTCCCTGCACTCACACAAAAGGCATAGCAAAAAATTgcaatacatatacatatatacacacatatacatatatacacacatacaaacatatatatatatatatatatatatttttttattcatattaaaaCTGAGTGATCATGTCATATCCCTTTCCTGTGCTCCCACAATGCAATGCGAGCACATGAACTGTTGACGTACCCGCCACGAGACACCACCAGTTTGACTTTGACCCGGTAGGACACAACGATACCCAACATCTCCTTGTTGCAACCTTCCTTCAATCTGCAACACAAACAGCCGCCCTAAGACAAAATGAtggccgtgcgtgcgtgcgtgcgtgcacgtaCATGGTGCTGGAGGCCAAGTTGGTGTCTTGGTGCTTGAGCTTGCCATCCAGTGCCAGGCCTCTCTTCTGCCGATTGGCACCCATGCAGGGCGTCAGCGTGTACACCTGGCAGAAGGTGGAACTGGCACAGATCTGCTCGCTGGTCaagacaataacaaaaatgttgtcGTAGCACAGACCAGATTTGGAAATTGGGTTGACATGTCATGCCCAAAACTCAACCGGCAGGTAGGAATGTACTCACTCGGCTTCCAGCTGGGCCACGGGACATTTGTACTGAGCCTTGGAGAACAGACAGATGTCGGCATACTGGCGCACTGCAGAGGGAGGAGCGAGATGGGACGGCGTCAAGCAGCGGCGCCGCCAACGTGTGACGTGCACTTCTGATAGCCTCTCACCTGCGATCTTCACCTTCCTGACCGTCTTGCTGGAGTTGTTGGAGATGTGGACGTTCACGCTGATGGGCTCGCCGTGGTAGTACAGCTGCCATATGAGATGATTGTTTGGCgccatttttaaacattggaAACATCATGGGAATAAAGAGTTGATGCATGACAAAAATGCGAGATGgacaaaatgtgcttttaaaatgacatttttgcatAGAATTTATCATTCAAGGATGGTGCAAGAAgagcaaaaaaactttttcacaaaaaagaaactccctcaaaatattaactcattcactgccattgacgcctaatttgtaatattttttatttaaatcgtgagttaacgagtcacgcgattagttacaattcattttaatcacctgacacccctaattttcaatatttttttttttcttgttcttttttgttttattaaaaattcaggcgggggcgattagaatttgtaatcgtaattaatcgcatgactttactagttaactcacgattaatcacaaattttatatctgttctaaatgtacaataaaaacattcaaggttttcatactcttgttaacaaaagtggaaaaataatgttaaactaatagaaatagttcaaatgaatttttgacgtttatagccgtcaatggcagtgaatcaattaaaaagaaaacttttggaGCATCGggagattacaattttaatcatatgacttcaatagttaactcatgattaataattttttttatatctgttctaaatgtacgttAACAAaattcttggttttcatactcttgttcacaaaaatggaaaaaaatgttaaactaatagaaatagttcaaataaatttttgacgcctatagccgtcaatggcagtgaatgagttaaggtattatgtttgtcctgcatatcattccaaatctgccAACAAAATTATGCCTACTCTCATTGTAGTATAGGGTTGTAAAAGATCCAGTATAAATGCAACTAAGccatttctgccatctagtggtggttGGTGATTTTACAAGAGAAAACTACAGTTGAGCCCTGAATATTTTATAACTTTCAAAAATTCCATGGTAGCACcttgcaaacattttttgaacATTCCTGTGTGGCAGTACAGTATTGATGATCATTGTTGAATCATcttgctatgttttttttttttaaatgcgatCACGCGTAATTCCAGTGTGGAAAATCATCACCTCCTTGTCCAGCGACACTTCCAGATGAAGCGGCCTCTCTGACATCAGGAAACTTCGACTGCTCTCCGCGGTGGGCTGAGGGCCTGCCTTCTCCGGGGCATACTGCACCTTCCGGATCAGTAAATGCACAGAGTTCCTGGAagaaagcaggaaaaaaaaaaaatgttgtccacACCCGTGTCACAGTCGACCGTCTCGGGCAACCTATGGTGGAGCTTCTCGCCGGCCGTCTTAGCGCAGTAGGCCTGCAGCTCGAAATCCACGCCACACGCCTTGCCCGTGTCCTCGGGTCCGGGCTGCAGGGTGACCGAGCAGGGCAGGTCCTGGGGGATCTGAATGTACGGCGGCGCGTTAGGCTCCTCCCCAAAAAGCGAGCGGCGCGGTGTGGAGGCTTACGTTGAAGTGGAAGGGGTGCGCCTGTTGGCCCAGCCTGCGTAGCAGCTTGTCCTGGAGGGAAGTCAATGGCTCCTGATCAAGAACGCGAGGGAAGGCCTGCAAAGTGCTGACGTAGAGATCCTTCCGGAAGGACAGCCCCAGAACGTCCACATCCTCACGACCGTAACGGAACACGCACGCCAGGCTCACGAACACTGCAATGCGAAGAAGAGCGTAGCAGGCCTAATTGctcatcaaaaaacattttcagtccTGAAATAGTTTATTTAACAACATTGGACACCACTGTCTCATGACGCACAGTTGAAAcacatataaaaagtctacacacccctgtccaAATAGCAAGTTCTGTGctataaaaaaatagtaatgcTGCATGTTAGCAAAATGGGAAGCCAGAGTTGTCAGACTTTAATACAGGAAGTGTGCACAGGTACACCCCTTTCAACTCGCGGATCCAAGTTGCAAAGTCGGGGGGGCCTGAATGGCAAAATATAATTTacccaattaaaaacatttgtctgtttatttattataacattaaTTCAGCTTGAAATAAGTAACCTAATGtaattagtaggggtgggaatctttgaatgtgtcacgatttgattccgatttttgggtgtgcgattcgattcagaatcgatttttgagtAAGAaggattttttattcaaaatgatttgattgacaatgatttttgcttcaatttatagatgttcaaggaaccATAATGATCTAGCTAgtcggactcgctaatgctaactagtgcTCTACTTGCGGCACAAAGACGTGGAGCcgtctccacgctgcaaaaaaacaacaacaacttttactggaataacttgattgtgacctttttcttctactctctaatgtggctacaacttaacagtgtatcagaccgcgtggaaccacactgcccctaagtggccaaatcgggtacaacatgaacagcgctcccaataaaaggtagtagtataaaataatttaaataaaatcgatttttggacatttaaattcaattctgaatcatactaaatgagaatcacgattcttatgagaatagattttttggcacacccctagtatttaggacagactgcgttaaccagaacaGCAAACAAATTATCGGAATCAGCAAGTATTCATGTGGGATGTCAGACTTCCTCGAATGTAGCACAATAACAAtgttctgatttcaaaactggCTTCCTCTAATGGTGTGCAAAATAATTTACAGCAAACATATGTCAAGTTAAGCGACTCGCTTTTACCTTTGCGATCTTGTAGATACTCGGGATCCACCAGGAGGACTCCATCTGCACCAGCAAACATCTCGGCGTAAACTCTGCAAGTTTTACTAGTGTGCGTTTATACTCACCCACTGTATCCACGTGATCCAAGTGGTCGATGAAGTCACGCTTGCCCAGATATACACTGAGCTGTGGAGTGGAGAATAGTCAGCGCTCACCTGCACGCCTGCCGGGGTGTTCAGCCTACCTTGCAATTGGGGCTGGTCTTCTTGAAAACTCTGCAAGGAGAAAAGAAACACTTGACACGTTGAATAAAGACATATTT
Protein-coding sequences here:
- the LOC144035568 gene encoding arrestin red cell-like, whose product is MGDKEGTRVFKKTSPNCKLSVYLGKRDFIDHLDHVDTVDGVLLVDPEYLQDRKVFVSLACVFRYGREDVDVLGLSFRKDLYVSTLQAFPRVLDQEPLTSLQDKLLRRLGQQAHPFHFNIPQDLPCSVTLQPGPEDTGKACGVDFELQAYCAKTAGEKLHHRNSVHLLIRKVQYAPEKAGPQPTAESSRSFLMSERPLHLEVSLDKELYYHGEPISVNVHISNNSSKTVRKVKIAVRQYADICLFSKAQYKCPVAQLEADEQICASSTFCQVYTLTPCMGANRQKRGLALDGKLKHQDTNLASSTILKEGCNKEMLGIVVSYRVKVKLVVSRGGDMSVELPFVLMHPKPSDLEPAAPQADAAVGSDLVTFDADSSSQADELVFQDFGRLHLVGAEGGAEGDPLC
- the med11 gene encoding mediator of RNA polymerase II transcription subunit 11 translates to MANERLRALEEVEKEIAMVLQCAGNIVMELSKDKHNASLLDRQLVQFQSSVNRVESELSGQIRYLTQVATGQPHEGSTYSSRKDCQMALNRAEYAKVKLGELGRTCEVMLEPPPPLASQQT